DNA from Arthrobacter sp. SLBN-112:
TGCTCCCGCGCGGAGATGTTGCTGAAAACCGCCCCGGAAAAAGCCGCCAGCGCCTACGAGCTCGCCGATGCCTACTGTGAGCAGGCCAGGGTGCGGGTGGACGAGTACTTCGACCAGCTGTGGCGGAACACCGACGACGCCGACTACGCCCTCACCGGCAAGGTCCTCGCCGGCGACTACACGTGGCTGGAGGCGGGGGTCCTGGACCCGTCCGAAGGGACCGGCCCGTGGATTGCCGATGCCTCGCCGGGGCCGTCCAACAAGGAGGACCTGCACCGGAAATACCGGTAAAACCGCAGGTCACAAAATAGTAAGCACGCTTGCTATCAGTGTGGGTGGGTGGTTGAGTTGAACCATGAGCAGCTCAACGGACCCAGAGAACCTGCCTCCCCGCCGTGCCCGGGAGGATGAAACCACCCGTAGCGGAAGCTACCGGGACGCAGCCGCGGACGATGCCGCCACGCGCTCAGTGGACCAGGCCCCCACACGCCCACGGGAACGGGACTATTCCAACGCACCCTCAGCGGAGCGGGAGTACCATCCGGCCCCCACCCGGGCCACGCCCGTGGTGGAGCCGGTGGCAGACCCCAGGCTGGCGAACCGGGAAACCGCCGTCGCGCGCCAGAAGGAGCGTTTTGGCGGCATCAAGGTGGGCTCGGCGTTCTTTGGCTGGCTGACCGCCACCGGGATGGCCGTGCTCCTGACGGCGCTGGTGGCAGCCGCCGGGACCGCGGTGGGCCTTGCCAGCAATACCGATGTCAACGAGGCCGTGAACCAGGCCGCCCAGAACACCGGCACCGTGGGGCTGGTGGGCATTATCGTGCTGCTGGTGATCCTGTTCCTCTCCTACTACTGCGGCGGCTACGTGGCCGGCAGGATGGCCCGCTTCAACGGGGCCAAGCAGGGGCTCATGGTGTGGATCTGGGCGCTGATCGCGGCCGTCGTGGTGGCAATCCTCGGCGTCGTGGCAGGGCAACAGTTCAATGTCCTGGCCAACCTGAACAGCTTCCCGCGGATCCCCATCAATGAAGGCCAACTGACCACCACAGGCATCATCGCCGCGATCGTGGTGGCAGCCGTGGCCCTGGTGGGCGCAGTGCTCGGCGGCCTTGCCGGCATGCGGTTCCACCGGAAGGTTGACCGCGCCGGCTTCACCCCGGACAGCGAGTTTTACGACGACGGGGAATAGTCAGGCGAGGATGTCGCCGTCCACGTACAGCCACCGGCCGTGCTCCCGGACGAACCTGCTGTTCTCGTGCAGGACGGCCCGCTCCCTGCCGTGCCGGTAGTACGCCTTGAACTCCACCGTGCCGGCGGTATCGAAAGGTCCGCCTCCGCTGGTGGCGAGGATGTCCAGGCGGCGCCACTGCATCGCCGGGTCCAGGTCAAGGCCGGCCGGTGCGGTGGATGGATGGTGGGTGCGCAACAGGTAGTCCTCATCCAGCAGGACGAACGCGCTGTACCGGGACCGCATCAGCTGTTCGGCCGTTGCAGCCAGCGCCTGGCCGGAATGGAACCTTCCGCAGCATTGGACGTAGGGCTCCCCGGACAGGCACATGCAGTTTGCGGACTCATTCGATTCGGTCACCCGGTGATGCTGTCATATCGGATAACAGCTTCGCTACAACCTCGGAACAGGCCGGGCGCGCGGCGGCATGGCCGGACAAAAATCCGTATGGTGGAGAAGGAGCTTGCCCCCGTCACCGGATGCCGTGAGCGGACCAGGATGCTGGCTGGAGAGGAGAGAAGACGTGGAGAACCCGGACACTCTCGTCCTCAACCTGACCTTCCTGGGCACTGTTGGCGTGGCCCTCATGATGTTCGGCGTCCTCTTCCTGCTCGGCGTCATCACCCTGGTCCTCGCGGGCCTGGGTCGCCTGGCCGCCATTATTCTGATGGCCTTGTTCGGGCGGGTCCCCGGAAAGGGGAAACTCGCCCGGTTTCCCGGCTCATCCGCACAGCCTGCCCAAGCCCGCAAGCCGCTGACGGCAAAGGCCGCAGCACTGAAGCCGGACCGGCTGAAGGAGTCGCTGCGCACCGCCGTCGTACGCCATCCAAAGCTTGCCGCCGCCCGCCACGAACCGCCGGTCCTCGCCGAAGACTGGGCCTCCGCCGTCGCCGAGGCGGACAAGCGCGCCAAGGCCAGGGCACGCGCCGCCGCGCCCGAAATCAAGCTGTCGGTGCGGGACCTTCCGGACCCGGCCGTGCCCGCTGACAAGGTGTCCGAGGTAGCCCCGCTGGTGGAATCCGCCCTGCACAACCATCGGCCCCCACATGAGCTGCCGCGGTCTTTCAAGAAGCCGCAGCCGCCCCATCCGGTGCCGCCGCTGGATACCGGATCCCTGGTTTCCCTGACCGGTAAGCAGCAGGCGCTGAGGGAACAGGCGCAGGACGCGCACCCCCAGCCGTAAGGGAGAACGGCAAAGCCCTTACCCTGAGCAACCATCTGGGTTAGCGTGAAACCCATGGAATTCAGATACCTCGGAAACAGCGGCTTCAAAGTCTCGGAAATTACGTTCGGCAACTGGCTGACGCACGGCTCGCAGGTGGAAAACGACGTTGCCACCCAATGCGTGCGGGCTGCCCTCGACGCCGGCATCAGCACCTTTGACACCGCGGACGTCTACGCCAACACCGCCGCGGAAACCGTCCTGGGCCAGGCCCTGAAGGATGAGCGGCGCGAGTCCCTGGAAATCTTCACCAAAGTCTTCGGCCCCACCGGCCCTAAGGGCAAGAACGATCTTGGCCTGTCCCGCAAGCACATCATGGAGTCCATCAATGGCTCGCTGCGGCGGCTGCAGACGGACTACGTGGACCTGTACCAGGCCCACCGCTACGACTTCGAAACGCCGCTGGAAGAAACCATGCAGGCGTTCGCGGACATCGTCCGGCAGGGCAAGGCGCTGTACATCGGCGTGAGCGAGTGGACCGCGGACCAGCTCCGCGAGGGCCACAAGCTGTCAAAGGAACTGGGCTTCCAGCTCATCTCCAACCAGCCCCAGTACTCCATGCTGTGGCGCGTCATCGAAGCCGAGGTGGTCCCGGCGTCGGAAGAGCTGGGCGTGTCCCAGATCGTCTGGTCGCCCATGGCCCAGGGCGTCCTCAGCGGCAAGTACCTGCCCGGCCAGCCCGCCCCGGAAGGCAGCCGCGCCACGGACGAGAAGGGCGGCGCCAAGATGATCGAGCGCTGGATGCGCGACGACGTCCTGGCCGCCGTGCAGGAACTGAAGCCGATTGCCCAGGACGCAGGCCTGTCCATGCCGCAGCTTGCCGTTGCCTGGGTCCTGCAGAACCCCAACGTTGCCTCGGCCATTGTCGGCGCCTCCCGGCCGGAGCAGATCGCCGACAGCGTGGCTGCCGCCGGCGTGAAGCTCGAGGCGGAGGTCCTGAAGAAGATCGACGACGCCGTCGGCGGCCTCGCTGAACGGGACCCCGCCCAGACCAAGTCGCCGGCCACGCGGGAAGCGTAAGTGGCGTCCGCCTCGGAGCTGCCGAAGCTTGCGGTCACCGGGTCCACGGGAGGCCTGGGCGGAATGCTGGCGCGGCAGCTGGCCGCGTCCGGTTTCGCCCAGCGCCTGCTGGTGCGGGACGCCGGGCGCGCGCCGCAATTGGAGGACGCCCATCCGGTGGTATGTTCCTACGGGGACGGCGCCGCATCACGGCAGGCCCTGGAGGGCGCGGAAATCCTGTTCATGGTGTCCGCCGCGGAGGCCGAAGACAGGCTGCAGCAGCATTATGCGTTTGTGGATGCCGCTGCGGATGCCGGGGTGCAGCACGTGGTGTACACGTCCTTTTACCGGGCCGCACCGGACGCCACTTTCACCCTGGCCAGGGACCATTACGCCACGGAGGAGCGGATCAAGGCGTCAGGGATGGACTACACCTTCCTGCGGGACAACTTCTATCTGGACTTCCTGCCGCTGCTGGCCGGGGAGGACGGGGTGATCCGCGGCCCAGCCGGTGACGGCGTGTTCTCGGGCGTGGCACGGGAGGATGTTGCCCGCTGCGCCCATGCAGTGCTGCGGGATCCGGCCATCCACAAGGGCAAGACCTACGACCTGACCGGCCCGGAGGAATTGACCATGGCGCAGGCGGCCGAGGTGTTGAGCACCGGGACCGGGCGCACCATCAGGTACCAGCCGGAGACGGTGGAGGAAGCCTATGCGTCACGGGCGTCCTACGGTGCTCCGCGGTGGCAGCTGGACGCATGGGTCAGCACCTATACGGCAATGGCAGCGGGCGAGATGGCGGGGCTTTCCCCGGACGTCCACGGGCTGACCGGCCAGGACCCCATCAGCCTTGCCGGGTTCCTGACCCTGCCGGTGCTGTAGCTGGTTTAATTTCGTTGACGGGCGCTTGGACCCGGCGTAGACCTGTTGGCGGGGGCGTCCCTTAACTCCGCTACCAGAATCGCGTCGCCATGAACTACAGCAACCAGCAGCCCACCCGGGAACCGTCGGCGGAACAGGCAACCGTCACAACGCCCGGCGCGCAGCCAACGGCCGGTCCGCTAACCCGCGAGGAACTGCAGCTCGCGGCCCGCAACCATTCCATGCCGCTCGAGATCCTCCGCCGCGAAGTTACGCCGCCGGGGCTTCACTATGTGCTGACGCACTTCGACATTCCGGATCTCGATGCGTCGTCCTGGCACCTGCGGATCGGGGGTGCAGTGGAGCGCGCCCTGGAGCTGGGCATGGCGGCGCTGCGCAGGGATCCGGCCATCACGGTGCCCGTCACCCTCGAGTGCGCGGGTAACGGCCGCTCGCTCCTGGAGCCGCGGCCCGTAAGCCAGCCCTGGGTGCTGGAGGCTGTGGGTACGGCGTACTGGACCGGGGTGCCGCTGGCCTATCTCCTTGGCAAGGCGGGCGTGCTGCCCGATGCGGTGGAGGTGGTCTTCACCGGGGCCGATGCGGGGGTTCAGGGTGGCGTCCCCCAGCAGTACGCGCGAAGCCTGCCGATCCGCGAAGCGCTGCGTCCCGACGTCGTTCTCGCCTACAAGATGAACGGCCATGACCTGCCGCCGCAGCATGGCTACCCGCTGCGGCTGGTGGTGCCGGGCTGGTACGGCATGGCCAGCGTGAAGTGGCTGCAGTCCATCGACGTGGTCCGGGCGCCGTTTACCGGGTTCCAGCAGCAGCCTGCCTACCGGTACCAAAGCACCGCGGACGACGCCGGCACGCCGGTTACGCGGATCAGGGTGCGTTCGTTGATGGTCCCGCCGGGCGTCCCGGACTTCTTCACACGGCAGCGGTTCCTTCGCCCGGGCCCAGTGATGCTGGAAGGCAGGGCCTGGTCAGGGGAAGGTGCCGTGACCGCCGTCGAGGTGGGCATTGACGGCACCTGGCTCCCGGCCCACCTGGACAAGCCCGTTGGCGGCTTCGCCTGGCGGCGGTGGAGCCTGCCGTGGGTGGCCGACCCGGGCGAGCACGTCCTGGCATGCCGTGCCACGGACATCACCGGTGCCACCCAGCCACTGGAGCAGAACTGGAACTACCAGGGAATGGGCAACAACGTGGTGCAGCGGGTCAGCGTGACGGTGGGGTCCGACTAGGCCGGCCAGAGAAAAGGTGCGCCGCCGGTCTTTACAGCATGCTCGCCGGGGCCGCCACCAGCGCGACCAGGGCCATCACGGACAGTCCAACAACCATTGGCCCCGCCACAAGCATCCACGTCGTGGCGGGGTAGCCGCGGTAG
Protein-coding regions in this window:
- a CDS encoding aldo/keto reductase family protein, translating into MEFRYLGNSGFKVSEITFGNWLTHGSQVENDVATQCVRAALDAGISTFDTADVYANTAAETVLGQALKDERRESLEIFTKVFGPTGPKGKNDLGLSRKHIMESINGSLRRLQTDYVDLYQAHRYDFETPLEETMQAFADIVRQGKALYIGVSEWTADQLREGHKLSKELGFQLISNQPQYSMLWRVIEAEVVPASEELGVSQIVWSPMAQGVLSGKYLPGQPAPEGSRATDEKGGAKMIERWMRDDVLAAVQELKPIAQDAGLSMPQLAVAWVLQNPNVASAIVGASRPEQIADSVAAAGVKLEAEVLKKIDDAVGGLAERDPAQTKSPATREA
- a CDS encoding SDR family oxidoreductase produces the protein MASASELPKLAVTGSTGGLGGMLARQLAASGFAQRLLVRDAGRAPQLEDAHPVVCSYGDGAASRQALEGAEILFMVSAAEAEDRLQQHYAFVDAAADAGVQHVVYTSFYRAAPDATFTLARDHYATEERIKASGMDYTFLRDNFYLDFLPLLAGEDGVIRGPAGDGVFSGVAREDVARCAHAVLRDPAIHKGKTYDLTGPEELTMAQAAEVLSTGTGRTIRYQPETVEEAYASRASYGAPRWQLDAWVSTYTAMAAGEMAGLSPDVHGLTGQDPISLAGFLTLPVL
- a CDS encoding YchJ family protein, encoding MCLSGEPYVQCCGRFHSGQALAATAEQLMRSRYSAFVLLDEDYLLRTHHPSTAPAGLDLDPAMQWRRLDILATSGGGPFDTAGTVEFKAYYRHGRERAVLHENSRFVREHGRWLYVDGDILA
- a CDS encoding sulfite oxidase, with product MNYSNQQPTREPSAEQATVTTPGAQPTAGPLTREELQLAARNHSMPLEILRREVTPPGLHYVLTHFDIPDLDASSWHLRIGGAVERALELGMAALRRDPAITVPVTLECAGNGRSLLEPRPVSQPWVLEAVGTAYWTGVPLAYLLGKAGVLPDAVEVVFTGADAGVQGGVPQQYARSLPIREALRPDVVLAYKMNGHDLPPQHGYPLRLVVPGWYGMASVKWLQSIDVVRAPFTGFQQQPAYRYQSTADDAGTPVTRIRVRSLMVPPGVPDFFTRQRFLRPGPVMLEGRAWSGEGAVTAVEVGIDGTWLPAHLDKPVGGFAWRRWSLPWVADPGEHVLACRATDITGATQPLEQNWNYQGMGNNVVQRVSVTVGSD
- a CDS encoding TIGR04086 family membrane protein, producing the protein MSSSTDPENLPPRRAREDETTRSGSYRDAAADDAATRSVDQAPTRPRERDYSNAPSAEREYHPAPTRATPVVEPVADPRLANRETAVARQKERFGGIKVGSAFFGWLTATGMAVLLTALVAAAGTAVGLASNTDVNEAVNQAAQNTGTVGLVGIIVLLVILFLSYYCGGYVAGRMARFNGAKQGLMVWIWALIAAVVVAILGVVAGQQFNVLANLNSFPRIPINEGQLTTTGIIAAIVVAAVALVGAVLGGLAGMRFHRKVDRAGFTPDSEFYDDGE